In a single window of the Drosophila albomicans strain 15112-1751.03 chromosome 3, ASM965048v2, whole genome shotgun sequence genome:
- the LOC117567489 gene encoding glutathione S-transferase 1-like: MGKLTFYGFDPSPPCRAVKLTLAALQLPYDYVVLVPNSKDQKLEEVLKKKNPQHTVPMLEDDDAIIWDSHAIITYLVSKYGKDDSLYPKDLLKRAVVDQRLHFENGVVFISTLRAITRLVLFMGQKEVPKERIDAFIEVYDFMEAFLKDNDYVAGNQLTVADFSLISTISSSQAYVEIESSKWPRLSAWVKRMEELPYYSENSNGAKLFIAKVKTATFTVAA; encoded by the coding sequence ATGGGTAAATTAACGTTTTACGGCTTCGATCCCAGTCCGCCATGTCGTGCGGTCAAACTTACATTGGCTGCCCTTCAACTGCCCTACGATTATGTCGTGTTGGTTCCCAACTCAAAGGACCAAAAGTTGGAGGAGGTTCTTAAGAAGAAGAATCCACAACACACTGTTCCAATGTTGGAGGATGACGATGCGATTATCTGGGATTCACATGCCATCATCACTTATTTAGTGAGCAAGTACGGCAAGGACGATTCGCTGTATCCGAAGGATCTGCTGAAGCGTGCGGTGGTTGATCAGCGTCTGCACTTCGAAAACGGAGTCGTGTTTATCAGCACTCTGCGGGCCATCACCCGGCTGGTACTTTTCATGGGTCAGAAGGAGGTGCCCAAGGAGCGCATCGATGCTTTCATCGAGGTCTATGACTTTATGGAAGCCTTCCTGAAGGACAATGATTATGTGGCTGGCAATCAACTAACTGTTGCTGACTTTAGTTTAATTTCCACCATCAGCTCATCGCAAGCTTATGTTGAGATTGAGTCCAGCAAGTGGCCAAGGTTGAGTGCGTGGGTTAAGCGCATGGAAGAGCTGCCATATTATTCGGAAAATTCTAATGGGGCTAAACTCTTTATCGCAAAAGTTAAAACGGCAACTTTTACGGTAGCAgcttga